A stretch of the Bacillus anthracis str. Vollum genome encodes the following:
- a CDS encoding saccharopine dehydrogenase family protein — protein sequence MKVFCLGGAGKICREAILDLVQFSSFETITVADFNEEESLKIVEWLNDPRVNFVKVDVTNHEDTVAKMKGYDIVMDGTTIKLNGLSTRCIAEAGCHGVNLNGFGEENDSHSIFVQNGKTCLPGFGMTPGVTQMMAMHAANQLHTVESVRVSHGSYRPIAFSASITETTTYEYDPHLPSRTVYENGEFKQVPPFARPREIELPAPYGKATQYIIPHSETITLAKALENKGVKLIETRGTWPKQNMQLVRALYDYGILRNDQVEINGEAIGIMDCVSKYLLQSKEGQETEVYGYALHVEVIGMKNNEKQRHVLYHTHPLSDGSVEGWEKLRAYTRNVGIPFGIATELIAKGDVNKVGVVTPEEAFVNPQVIFDELKKRGIHIHEEISTYKESYNFV from the coding sequence TTGAAAGTATTTTGCTTAGGTGGAGCAGGTAAAATTTGTCGTGAAGCAATTTTAGATTTAGTCCAATTTTCATCTTTTGAAACGATTACGGTAGCTGATTTTAATGAAGAAGAGAGCCTTAAAATAGTAGAATGGCTCAACGATCCTCGCGTTAATTTTGTGAAAGTAGATGTAACGAATCATGAGGATACGGTTGCAAAAATGAAGGGCTATGACATTGTAATGGATGGTACGACAATTAAGTTAAATGGATTGTCTACTCGATGTATTGCAGAAGCAGGTTGTCACGGTGTGAACTTAAATGGATTTGGTGAAGAAAATGATTCGCATTCTATATTTGTTCAAAACGGAAAAACATGTTTACCTGGATTTGGTATGACGCCAGGTGTAACGCAAATGATGGCGATGCATGCAGCGAATCAGTTACATACGGTAGAATCAGTTCGTGTCAGTCACGGTTCATATCGTCCAATTGCTTTTTCTGCATCCATTACAGAAACAACGACATATGAATATGATCCACATTTGCCATCGCGTACAGTGTATGAAAATGGCGAGTTTAAGCAAGTACCTCCGTTTGCACGTCCGAGAGAAATTGAATTACCGGCGCCTTATGGTAAGGCAACGCAGTATATCATACCGCATTCTGAAACAATTACGTTAGCAAAAGCATTAGAAAATAAAGGCGTCAAACTAATAGAGACGAGAGGAACTTGGCCAAAGCAAAATATGCAGCTCGTACGTGCTTTATATGATTATGGTATATTGCGTAATGATCAAGTTGAAATAAATGGGGAAGCAATCGGCATTATGGATTGTGTCTCGAAGTATTTATTGCAATCGAAAGAAGGACAAGAAACAGAGGTTTACGGTTATGCACTTCATGTAGAAGTAATAGGTATGAAAAATAATGAGAAACAAAGGCACGTATTGTATCATACACACCCGTTATCTGATGGTTCTGTTGAAGGATGGGAAAAATTAAGAGCATATACGAGAAACGTCGGTATACCATTTGGGATTGCTACAGAGTTAATCGCAAAAGGGGATGTAAATAAAGTTGGTGTTGTGACACCTGAGGAAGCTTTTGTAAATCCACAAGTTATTTTTGATGAATTAAAAAAGCGTGGTATTCATATTCATGAAGAAATTTCTACTTACAAAGAAAGTTATAACTTTGTATAA
- a CDS encoding DeoR/GlpR family DNA-binding transcription regulator codes for MSVVGEERKRTILEKVEFKGKVKVSELAREFAVSTETIRRYLEELDREKKLKKVYGGAVQLPGAGIEAPMLEREMLHIEEKKRIGYKAATFVEDGDVIAIDDGSTPLQMVPYLVHRKNLTIVTSSFPVATQLISSINKKMFHGEVLFIGGKVSPKHSRVSGSISQQVIQQFHFHKAFVSIDGLLPSFGVSSFELEKAKLSEAMMKLAEKTYILCDHTKVGVKGNYRIAAFSRIQHVICDKKMPYSFEEEVKKHNIQWTIC; via the coding sequence ATGTCTGTAGTAGGTGAAGAAAGAAAGCGAACCATTCTTGAGAAGGTAGAGTTTAAAGGGAAAGTAAAAGTTTCAGAATTAGCGAGAGAGTTTGCTGTATCAACGGAGACGATTCGCCGTTATTTAGAAGAATTGGATCGTGAAAAGAAGTTGAAGAAAGTGTATGGTGGAGCCGTCCAACTTCCGGGAGCTGGGATAGAGGCACCAATGTTAGAGCGAGAGATGCTGCATATAGAAGAGAAGAAGAGAATTGGGTATAAAGCAGCAACGTTTGTGGAAGATGGAGATGTGATTGCAATTGATGACGGAAGTACACCACTTCAAATGGTACCCTATCTTGTTCATCGTAAAAATTTAACGATTGTAACAAGTTCATTTCCAGTAGCGACACAATTAATTTCTTCTATTAATAAAAAGATGTTTCACGGTGAAGTTTTATTTATTGGTGGGAAAGTATCTCCAAAGCATTCACGCGTATCAGGATCTATTTCGCAGCAAGTCATCCAGCAATTCCATTTTCATAAAGCATTTGTTTCGATTGATGGATTATTACCTAGTTTTGGAGTTTCTAGTTTTGAATTGGAAAAGGCGAAACTGTCAGAAGCGATGATGAAATTAGCGGAAAAAACATATATTCTATGTGATCATACAAAGGTAGGCGTAAAAGGGAATTATCGAATAGCAGCATTCTCCCGTATTCAGCATGTTATTTGTGATAAAAAAATGCCCTATAGTTTTGAAGAGGAAGTTAAAAAGCATAATATTCAATGGACAATTTGTTAA
- the cbpA gene encoding cyclic di-AMP binding protein CbpA: MRVKYHFLPKPQVTFCKMNDSGEKALQIMNKTGFRAIPVLAEDEKKFMGIIYKVDLLEKKCNGGLEELSTEHMLEDSAAFIFEKDSFFRAFYVIRRLPFLAVLNDYNEFVGILTHSNIFDVIEDSFGMRTGGYILTIATQDCKGTIKELGTLLKAFHIGGLFTLDNGDQYIRRVIVNITDELNEKRLKQLIEKIEKKGFRVSHVDYI; encoded by the coding sequence TTGCGAGTTAAATATCATTTTCTGCCAAAACCACAAGTAACATTTTGCAAAATGAACGATTCAGGTGAAAAGGCTCTGCAAATTATGAATAAAACGGGATTTCGAGCAATCCCTGTATTAGCAGAAGATGAAAAGAAATTCATGGGGATTATTTATAAAGTAGATCTTCTAGAAAAGAAGTGTAATGGCGGATTAGAGGAATTAAGTACAGAACATATGCTGGAAGATTCCGCTGCATTTATTTTTGAAAAGGACTCTTTTTTTAGAGCATTTTATGTTATTCGTCGTCTTCCATTTTTAGCTGTACTAAATGATTATAATGAATTTGTTGGCATCTTAACGCATTCCAATATATTTGATGTTATTGAAGATTCGTTTGGTATGCGGACAGGTGGTTATATATTAACAATTGCAACACAAGATTGTAAGGGAACGATTAAAGAACTTGGGACATTGTTGAAAGCATTTCATATCGGTGGACTATTTACGCTAGATAACGGCGATCAATATATACGCCGCGTTATTGTAAATATAACAGATGAGTTAAATGAAAAAAGATTAAAGCAATTAATCGAAAAAATAGAGAAAAAAGGATTCAGGGTGAGTCATGTAGATTATATTTAA
- a CDS encoding divergent polysaccharide deacetylase family protein, whose product MRKYTIALLILTMFLPSFLFPVQAKAHTNKVAIVIDDFGNNMKGTDKMLSLPIPLTVAVMPFLPSTKEDAIAAHKKGHEVIIHMPMEPIKGKKEWLGPKAITTDLSDEEINNRLEQAIQEVPHAIGMNNHMGSKVTADERIVRLILAACKKHGLFYLDSKTNPKSVVPKIGKELGVPIIENQLFFDDVYTAAHISKQAQLLIKKLQEKPIMVAIGHVGPPGEITSRVIETSIPKIREHADFIFLSDLALSPPPVSK is encoded by the coding sequence ATGCGCAAATATACGATTGCATTGCTTATTTTGACTATGTTCTTACCATCTTTCTTGTTTCCTGTTCAAGCAAAGGCCCATACAAACAAAGTAGCTATTGTCATTGATGACTTCGGCAATAATATGAAGGGGACTGATAAAATGTTATCACTTCCTATTCCCCTAACTGTTGCTGTTATGCCTTTTCTTCCTTCCACAAAGGAAGATGCGATAGCGGCTCATAAGAAAGGACACGAAGTTATTATACATATGCCAATGGAACCCATTAAAGGTAAAAAAGAGTGGCTTGGACCAAAAGCAATTACAACTGATTTAAGCGACGAAGAAATAAACAATCGACTCGAACAAGCAATTCAAGAAGTACCACATGCAATTGGGATGAATAATCATATGGGATCAAAAGTGACTGCAGACGAAAGAATTGTACGACTTATACTTGCAGCTTGTAAAAAACACGGCTTATTTTATTTAGATAGCAAAACAAACCCTAAAAGTGTCGTCCCAAAAATTGGGAAAGAATTAGGGGTGCCAATTATTGAAAATCAATTATTTTTTGATGATGTGTATACTGCGGCACATATTTCAAAACAAGCCCAATTACTCATAAAAAAACTTCAAGAAAAACCGATTATGGTGGCTATTGGACATGTTGGCCCTCCAGGTGAAATTACATCACGTGTTATAGAAACTTCTATTCCTAAAATTCGTGAACACGCAGATTTTATTTTTTTATCTGATTTAGCATTATCTCCACCTCCTGTTTCGAAATAA
- a CDS encoding aspartyl-phosphate phosphatase Spo0E family protein — MFTVKRKYTLEKLSRDIHMKREEMIQLGLTSGLNSMETIQVSQELDKLILQYQCYKEKQTPKWLSIIKAPIFQIGYEGKSSNFWRMLVAGFMK, encoded by the coding sequence ATGTTTACTGTAAAAAGGAAGTACACATTAGAAAAGCTTTCACGTGATATTCATATGAAACGTGAAGAGATGATTCAATTAGGTTTAACGAGTGGGTTAAATAGTATGGAGACGATTCAAGTTAGTCAAGAATTGGACAAGCTTATTTTACAGTACCAGTGTTATAAAGAAAAACAAACACCAAAATGGTTATCAATTATAAAGGCACCTATTTTTCAAATTGGGTATGAAGGGAAATCAAGTAATTTTTGGCGAATGCTTGTGGCTGGTTTTATGAAATAA
- a CDS encoding DUF3149 domain-containing protein: MKFKFHNIVLYILLVILPMIGIGATFYSYHSYKMKQENKRIAHTVLFLYRDYLDHHLGEAISALEMLSKVVGTETGNINGMKEIVHDTDGNDARFSGLYYTTPEGIITIASEGDRPPVDVSDRKYIQNALQTKKTTVSSVITDRVLGHQAIMIASPIFNKQKELSGLLLASLRFDYISSSLNAIKPQYHFEVTDKYDVVFLTDDNNETSDAHSNMLTTPLQRLDWKVSVSPLPIHQKTLNQWVAVECIATLFLMSILFLLAQYMLLKRQTKLERQQNELQKIELVGTFAASTAHEIRNPLTGIKGLVALLKEKYKDEQDQFYFSIIEQEIKRINEIVSEFLILGKPTATIEQTYDVRTILNEVALIIQSEANLHNIVFHLHLPDHPVHIRCSKDHMKQVVLNITKNAIEAMTSGDTLTISVTSNETHAQLQIIDTGKGIPKHIQKHLFHPFFTNKDTGTGLGLVICKRIVEMYNGHLFIDSIENEGTTVHAEIPLHIV; encoded by the coding sequence TTGAAATTCAAATTCCACAACATAGTTTTATATATATTGCTTGTTATCCTACCAATGATCGGTATTGGTGCTACATTTTATTCATATCATTCGTATAAAATGAAACAGGAAAACAAACGAATTGCTCATACGGTGCTCTTTTTATATAGAGACTATTTAGATCACCATCTTGGCGAAGCAATTTCTGCCTTAGAAATGCTCTCAAAGGTCGTAGGAACCGAGACTGGAAATATTAATGGAATGAAAGAAATTGTACATGATACTGATGGAAACGATGCACGTTTTTCTGGTCTATATTACACTACACCAGAAGGTATCATTACAATTGCATCAGAAGGCGACCGGCCACCTGTTGATGTCTCAGATCGTAAATATATTCAAAACGCATTACAAACTAAGAAAACAACTGTATCATCCGTCATTACAGATCGTGTTCTTGGCCATCAAGCTATTATGATTGCTTCTCCCATTTTCAATAAACAGAAGGAGCTCTCAGGCTTATTGTTAGCAAGTTTACGCTTTGACTACATTTCATCATCCTTAAATGCCATTAAACCGCAATACCATTTTGAAGTAACTGATAAGTATGATGTAGTTTTTCTAACCGATGATAATAATGAAACAAGTGATGCGCATTCTAATATGCTTACTACTCCACTCCAAAGATTAGATTGGAAGGTCTCTGTTTCTCCTTTACCTATTCATCAAAAAACTTTAAATCAGTGGGTTGCCGTAGAATGTATAGCTACTTTATTTTTAATGTCAATTTTATTTTTACTCGCTCAATATATGTTGTTAAAACGACAAACAAAACTGGAAAGACAACAAAATGAACTACAAAAAATTGAATTAGTTGGAACTTTTGCAGCTAGTACAGCCCACGAAATCCGTAATCCACTTACCGGAATTAAAGGGCTCGTCGCTCTATTAAAAGAGAAATATAAAGATGAACAAGATCAGTTCTATTTTTCCATCATCGAACAAGAGATAAAACGAATTAATGAAATTGTAAGTGAATTTCTTATTCTTGGAAAGCCAACTGCAACCATTGAACAAACATATGATGTGAGAACCATTCTAAATGAGGTAGCATTAATTATTCAATCTGAGGCGAATCTACATAACATTGTATTCCATTTACATTTGCCAGACCACCCTGTTCATATCCGGTGCTCAAAAGACCATATGAAACAAGTGGTTTTAAACATTACAAAAAATGCAATTGAAGCTATGACTTCTGGTGATACACTAACTATTTCCGTAACAAGCAATGAAACACACGCACAATTGCAAATTATAGATACTGGAAAAGGGATTCCAAAACATATTCAAAAACACCTCTTTCATCCGTTCTTTACTAATAAAGATACTGGAACAGGTCTTGGACTTGTCATATGTAAACGAATTGTAGAGATGTATAATGGGCACCTTTTTATTGACAGTATAGAAAACGAAGGAACGACAGTTCATGCCGAAATTCCATTACACATAGTATAA
- a CDS encoding MarR family winged helix-turn-helix transcriptional regulator: MTSNNEREDISQSLKVFIALSRVHRSVMDTTNKSIQSNGLNPTEFAVLELLYHKGGQPLQQIGERILIASGSITYVVDKLEKKGLVKRIPCPNDRRVIYAQLTESGETFIASIFPGHEQVIHQSFEMLTKEEKDELLDLLKKIGKYEK; encoded by the coding sequence ATGACATCAAATAATGAACGAGAAGATATTTCTCAATCTTTAAAAGTATTTATTGCATTATCTCGTGTACATCGTTCTGTTATGGATACTACAAATAAATCTATACAAAGTAACGGGTTAAATCCAACTGAGTTTGCTGTATTAGAACTGCTATATCATAAAGGCGGCCAACCACTTCAGCAAATTGGTGAGCGTATTTTAATAGCTAGTGGTAGCATTACATATGTTGTGGATAAGCTAGAGAAAAAGGGACTAGTAAAAAGAATTCCGTGCCCAAATGACAGACGTGTTATTTATGCACAATTAACTGAGTCTGGAGAGACCTTTATTGCTTCTATTTTTCCAGGGCATGAGCAAGTTATACATCAGTCTTTTGAAATGTTAACGAAAGAGGAAAAGGATGAATTACTTGATCTATTAAAAAAGATTGGAAAGTACGAAAAATAA
- a CDS encoding M3 family oligoendopeptidase has product MSFKDYEYKRPNIEELKEKFTVALEKFDNAKTVEEQKQVIHSINEIRNDFGTMGNLCYIRHSVDTTDAFYKEEQDFFDEFSPVVQGYGTKYYNALIHSPFREELEAYYGKQLFALAECDLKTYSDEVVKDLQLENKLSSQYTQLLASAKIDFAGEERTLSQLIPFMQGKERSERKAASEAYYGFLAENEEELDRIYDELVKVRTKIAKSLGFKNFVELGYARMYRTDYNAEMVANYRQQVLDYIVPVTTELRKRQQARIGVEKLAYYDENFEFPTGNPTPKGDADWIVNHGKTMYKELSAETDEFFNFMLDNDLLDLVAKKGKAGGGYCTYIENYKAPFIFSNFNGTSGDIDVLTHEAGHAFQVYESRKFEIPEYNWPTYEACEIHSMSMEFFTWPWMKLFFEEDADKYYFSHLSSALLFLPYGVSVDEYQHYVYENPEASPEERKTAWRNIEKKYLPHRDYEDNDYLERGGFWQRQGHIYSSPFYYIDYTLAQICALQFWKRARDNRQEAWEDYVNLCQQGGSKSFLELVEVANLTSPFAEGCVKSVITEIEAWLHAIDDTKL; this is encoded by the coding sequence ATGTCATTTAAAGACTATGAATATAAAAGGCCAAATATTGAAGAATTAAAAGAGAAGTTTACAGTTGCTTTAGAGAAGTTTGATAACGCAAAAACTGTAGAAGAACAAAAACAAGTCATTCATTCAATTAACGAAATTCGTAACGATTTTGGTACAATGGGGAATCTTTGTTATATTCGTCATTCTGTTGATACGACAGATGCTTTCTATAAGGAAGAGCAAGATTTCTTTGATGAATTCTCTCCAGTTGTACAAGGGTATGGTACAAAGTATTATAATGCGTTAATTCATTCTCCATTCCGTGAAGAATTAGAAGCGTATTATGGAAAGCAATTATTTGCTCTTGCGGAGTGTGATTTAAAAACATATTCTGATGAAGTCGTGAAGGATTTACAATTAGAGAATAAATTGTCTTCACAATATACACAATTATTAGCATCTGCAAAAATTGATTTTGCAGGAGAAGAAAGAACGTTATCACAGCTTATTCCATTTATGCAAGGGAAAGAGAGAAGTGAACGTAAAGCAGCAAGTGAGGCGTATTACGGATTTTTAGCTGAGAATGAAGAAGAGTTAGATCGCATTTATGACGAGCTTGTTAAAGTAAGAACAAAAATCGCTAAATCTTTAGGTTTCAAAAACTTTGTTGAACTTGGATATGCAAGAATGTACCGTACAGATTATAATGCGGAAATGGTGGCGAATTATCGTCAGCAAGTGCTAGATTATATCGTTCCCGTCACAACGGAATTAAGAAAACGACAACAAGCACGTATCGGTGTAGAGAAGTTAGCGTATTACGACGAAAACTTTGAATTTCCAACAGGTAACCCAACTCCAAAAGGAGATGCGGATTGGATTGTTAATCATGGGAAAACGATGTATAAAGAGTTATCGGCTGAAACAGATGAATTCTTCAATTTTATGTTAGATAATGATTTATTAGACTTAGTTGCGAAAAAAGGAAAAGCTGGCGGTGGATATTGTACATATATTGAGAATTATAAAGCGCCATTTATTTTCTCAAACTTTAACGGAACATCTGGCGATATTGACGTATTAACACATGAAGCGGGCCACGCTTTCCAAGTATATGAAAGTCGTAAATTTGAAATTCCAGAATATAATTGGCCAACATATGAGGCATGTGAAATTCACTCTATGAGTATGGAATTCTTTACATGGCCATGGATGAAGCTATTCTTTGAAGAAGATGCAGATAAATATTACTTCTCTCACTTAAGTTCAGCACTTCTGTTTTTACCGTATGGTGTATCTGTTGATGAATATCAACATTATGTATATGAAAATCCTGAAGCGTCACCAGAAGAGCGTAAGACAGCATGGCGTAATATAGAGAAAAAGTATTTGCCACATCGTGATTATGAAGATAATGATTATTTAGAGCGCGGTGGATTCTGGCAACGTCAAGGGCATATTTATAGCTCGCCGTTCTACTATATTGACTACACGTTAGCACAAATTTGCGCACTGCAATTTTGGAAACGTGCAAGAGATAATAGACAAGAGGCGTGGGAAGATTATGTGAATCTGTGCCAACAAGGTGGAAGTAAATCATTCTTGGAATTAGTAGAAGTTGCAAATTTAACATCACCATTTGCTGAAGGCTGTGTGAAAAGTGTTATTACAGAAATTGAAGCATGGCTACACGCAATTGACGACACAAAATTGTAA
- a CDS encoding DinB family protein, translating to MLQSNMDVSLESLVSSLQSTRSTLLSEIEMLNDTEVNVKPRRDKWSIIQILHHLHLVEQSVTSALVYALQKNERNTTPFKDLQLTLDRTHKREAPQQMKPTETLMKKQQGIQLLEHSRQELLHALHSVIDEKDLFENGLKHPVFNDLNLYQWVQFLDLHEQRHLTQLKEAKHAILQR from the coding sequence ATGCTTCAATCTAATATGGATGTGAGTTTAGAAAGTTTGGTGAGCTCATTACAGTCTACCCGAAGCACGCTATTATCAGAAATTGAAATGTTAAATGATACAGAAGTGAATGTAAAACCACGCCGTGATAAATGGAGTATTATTCAAATTTTGCATCACTTGCATTTAGTTGAACAATCTGTCACGTCTGCCCTTGTATATGCCTTACAAAAAAATGAAAGAAACACGACTCCATTTAAAGATCTCCAACTTACGCTGGATCGCACACATAAACGAGAAGCTCCTCAGCAAATGAAACCAACAGAAACGCTAATGAAAAAACAGCAAGGAATTCAATTACTAGAACATTCACGACAAGAACTATTACACGCGCTTCATAGCGTTATAGATGAAAAAGACCTATTTGAAAATGGATTAAAGCATCCTGTTTTTAATGATCTGAATTTATATCAGTGGGTTCAATTTCTTGATTTGCACGAACAAAGACATCTTACGCAGTTAAAAGAGGCGAAACACGCAATCTTACAGCGATAA
- a CDS encoding DUF6254 family protein, whose translation MSKKKKEEERAWKARKENQKPHGKVKAFAELVEGTEKT comes from the coding sequence ATGTCCAAGAAAAAGAAAGAAGAAGAGCGAGCTTGGAAAGCACGTAAAGAAAATCAAAAACCACATGGCAAAGTGAAAGCTTTTGCTGAATTAGTTGAAGGAACAGAAAAAACGTGA
- the kinB gene encoding sporulation sensor histidine kinase KinB: MLVYHLFWNQKGKRSPKLNSAIFIVLCCLVTILCITFAAKTIYGFQFDMRHIVLIVGTLTGGPIAGGSILVVLNIYRFLLGGIGVFPSLIGSILLFIVLLFTYKFFNRTSNRIKITLAIIYSLIYGFSWIPFFLSKVTNKADYIPHIIVYELCTILGTILILYLLHILQTQVRLQNELMNAEKFHLIGEMAASISHEIRNPLTSTKGFLQLLQSDTCTEQERKLYIDIAINGIEQANHVLTDYLTFAKPSIEKEQRLQLEEELLHALSLITPLANLTNVRTHYIKQSTSFFIAGEKQKLNQCLLNILKNCIEAMPKGGDLYFTLVPDHKHIQLYIKDTGVGMDQEQVKRLGSPFYSTKEKGAGLGMMVVFSVVQAMNGKIDIISEKGTGTTFLLTFPLIQKT; encoded by the coding sequence ATGCTCGTATACCATTTATTTTGGAATCAAAAAGGGAAACGTTCTCCTAAATTAAATTCAGCAATATTTATTGTATTATGTTGCCTCGTTACTATACTATGTATAACTTTCGCAGCAAAAACAATTTACGGATTTCAATTTGATATGCGTCATATCGTATTAATTGTCGGTACATTAACCGGAGGTCCTATTGCTGGTGGATCTATATTAGTTGTATTAAATATATACCGCTTCTTATTAGGAGGAATAGGTGTTTTCCCATCACTTATCGGTTCTATCCTTCTATTTATTGTCCTATTATTTACATACAAATTTTTCAATCGAACTTCTAATCGTATAAAAATAACACTTGCTATTATCTACAGTCTCATATACGGATTTAGTTGGATACCTTTCTTCCTTTCCAAGGTTACAAACAAGGCTGATTATATACCACATATTATTGTGTATGAGTTATGTACGATACTGGGTACGATTCTTATTTTATATTTACTACATATATTACAAACTCAAGTTCGACTCCAAAACGAACTTATGAATGCTGAAAAATTTCATTTAATTGGTGAAATGGCAGCGTCTATCTCTCATGAAATTCGCAATCCGTTAACTTCAACGAAAGGATTTTTGCAACTTTTACAATCAGATACATGCACTGAGCAGGAGCGAAAATTATATATCGACATAGCCATCAACGGAATCGAACAAGCAAACCACGTTCTTACAGATTATTTAACCTTTGCAAAACCAAGTATTGAAAAAGAACAAAGATTACAGTTAGAAGAAGAGCTGCTGCACGCATTATCGTTAATTACACCGCTTGCTAATTTAACAAATGTGCGTACACATTATATAAAGCAAAGCACTTCTTTTTTTATCGCGGGAGAAAAACAAAAACTAAATCAATGCTTGTTAAATATTTTAAAAAACTGCATTGAGGCTATGCCAAAAGGCGGTGATCTTTATTTCACATTAGTTCCTGATCATAAGCATATTCAGTTATATATAAAAGATACAGGAGTTGGTATGGATCAAGAACAAGTAAAACGCCTTGGATCCCCTTTCTACTCAACAAAAGAAAAAGGTGCTGGCCTTGGAATGATGGTCGTATTCAGTGTTGTTCAAGCTATGAATGGAAAAATTGATATTATAAGCGAAAAAGGTACAGGTACAACCTTCTTATTAACTTTTCCACTCATACAAAAAACGTGA
- the queC gene encoding 7-cyano-7-deazaguanine synthase QueC has product MKKEKAVVVFSGGQDSTTCLFWAIEQFAEVEAVTFNYNQRHKLEIDCAVEIAKELGIKHTVLDMSLLNQLAPNALTRTDMEITHEEGELPSTFVDGRNLLFLSFAAVLAKQVGARHIVTGVCETDFSGYPDCRDVFVKSLNVTLNLSMDYPFVIHTPLMWIDKAETWKLSDELGAFEFVREKTLTCYNGIIGDGCGECPACQLRKAGLDTYLQEREGASN; this is encoded by the coding sequence ATGAAAAAAGAAAAGGCAGTTGTTGTTTTTAGTGGAGGACAAGATAGTACGACATGTTTATTTTGGGCAATAGAGCAGTTTGCAGAAGTAGAGGCTGTAACGTTTAATTACAATCAACGTCATAAGCTAGAAATTGATTGTGCAGTGGAAATTGCAAAAGAGCTAGGAATTAAACATACGGTACTAGATATGAGTCTATTAAATCAACTTGCTCCAAATGCGTTAACGAGAACGGATATGGAGATTACACATGAAGAAGGTGAATTACCATCGACGTTTGTAGATGGACGAAATTTACTATTCTTATCATTTGCTGCTGTATTAGCAAAACAAGTTGGAGCACGTCATATTGTAACGGGTGTATGTGAAACTGATTTTAGTGGTTATCCAGATTGCCGTGACGTGTTTGTGAAATCGTTAAACGTTACTTTAAATTTATCGATGGATTATCCGTTTGTGATTCATACACCACTTATGTGGATTGATAAAGCGGAAACATGGAAATTATCAGATGAACTTGGAGCATTCGAGTTTGTTAGAGAGAAAACATTAACATGTTATAACGGAATCATTGGTGATGGTTGCGGTGAATGTCCAGCATGTCAACTTCGTAAAGCAGGATTAGATACGTATCTACAAGAACGCGAAGGAGCGAGTAACTAA
- the queD gene encoding 6-carboxytetrahydropterin synthase QueD translates to MDNFFGFRIVENLQKMDKDIQRKQLKYHNKRVMVSKEFTFDAAHHLHCYEGKCKNLHGHTYKVVFGISGYVNEIGLAIDFGDIKEIWKNEIEIYLDHRYLNETLPAMNTTAENMVVWIYEKMAEALTKDNRANEYKGARVEFVRLFETPTSYAEVRREWMLDE, encoded by the coding sequence ATGGATAATTTCTTTGGATTTCGCATCGTAGAAAATTTGCAAAAAATGGACAAGGATATTCAACGTAAACAGCTCAAATATCATAATAAAAGAGTAATGGTCAGCAAGGAATTTACATTTGATGCAGCGCACCATTTACACTGTTATGAAGGGAAATGTAAAAACTTACATGGTCACACATATAAAGTAGTATTTGGAATTAGTGGATATGTAAATGAAATAGGTCTTGCAATTGACTTTGGAGATATAAAAGAAATTTGGAAGAATGAGATAGAAATTTATTTAGATCATCGTTATTTAAACGAAACGTTACCAGCGATGAATACAACAGCTGAAAATATGGTCGTTTGGATTTATGAAAAGATGGCAGAAGCGTTAACAAAAGATAATCGTGCGAACGAATATAAAGGAGCTCGTGTTGAGTTTGTTCGTCTGTTTGAGACTCCAACTAGTTATGCGGAAGTAAGACGGGAGTGGATGCTCGATGAGTAA